One Fusarium poae strain DAOMC 252244 chromosome 4, whole genome shotgun sequence DNA window includes the following coding sequences:
- a CDS encoding hypothetical protein (BUSCO:38919at5125): MSPPATQESSQPQAHPHKPSRHHIAASTLSAPALSKPRRHSLQFSFPPLFQPNTSSTSLVPSTAEGKPIPVDNSTAEHRTSALRELSSNFPTRHRYTQSTGAQSSTYSQPVIVRSYYAPVPAQPADRGVIVVNRRGHRPALNENSGPSALVRRVLPFGSGVTPSRNGMLGTMARNRTKKRLENEPEEAKLPSVDAFRFKSFMANLEDQNGVTDINADLDRIAEICAKSRYSLSNQYEVHYAPHGSGAAFVAGAIESQEVQGPTLQVVSSDDETNLKQSRKRPMGVRRNSRAMGTLETIMSSSRSSEEDKSKKKSAAEIADEVRGRTTQKGSSRHGSLSPSEDGAIESVVPEVEITQRTPRQRRSGSLALIDGTRLSMNLNDLDTNRTSAVGLVSEPALPQTSSSQLEIRTAPETKTKEQIPAVPKKRPAVTEGIDRPVAHGAMSSIDAPNTKNNFMSTLSGWMSWRSPNASPMPQGRAEGSLRELLKNRDIKGKGVEAAAYQ; the protein is encoded by the coding sequence ATGTCGCCTCCTGCCACCCAGGAGTCCTCTCAACCCCAGGCCCATCCGCATAAACCATCTCGACATCACATCGCGGCATCCACATTGTCGGCCCCAGCCCTCAGCAAACCTCGTCGGCACTCTCTCCAATTCTCCTTCCCGCCTCTGTTCCAACCCAATACCTCGTCGACGAGTCTTGTGCCTTCAACTGCAGAGGGCAAACCTATCCCTGTGGACAATTCCACTGCGGAGCATCGAACTTCAGCGCTGCGTGAGCTTAGCTCAAACTTCCCTACTCGCCATCGATACACACAATCTACGGGCGCTCAGAGCAGCACATACTCACAGCCCGTGATTGTTCGAAGCTACTACGCACCGGTTCCAGCTCAACCAGCCGACAGAGGCGTCATCGTCGTTAACCGTCGAGGACATCGCCCGGCACTCAACGAGAATAGCGGCCCTTCCGCTCTCGTACGGCGTGTTCTTCCTTTTGGCTCGGGTGTGACGCCGTCTAGGAATGGAATGCTAGGCACCATGGCAAGAAATCGAACGAAGAAACGATTGGAGAATGAACCAGAGGAGGCAAAGCTTCCATCAGTCGATGCATTCCGTTTTAAGAGCTTCATGGCCAATTTGGAAGATCAAAATGGTGTCACAGATATCAATGCTGATCTGGATCGGATTGCCGAGATTTGTGCCAAGTCGCGGTATTCCCTAAGCAATCAGTATGAGGTTCATTATGCTCCTCATGGCTCAGGTGCAGCATTTGTGGCTGGGGCTATCGAGAGTCAAGAGGTCCAAGGTCCTACACTCCAGGTTGTGTCATCAGATGATGAGACGAACCTCAAACAATCCAGAAAGCGACCAATGGGTGTTAGAAGGAACAGTAGGGCCATGGGGACATTGGAGACTATCATGTCATCCAGCAGATCTTCAGAGGAGGATAAGTCTAAAAAGAAGTCTGCTGCAGAGATTGCTGATGAGGTTCGTGGCAGAACTACCCAGAAAGGGTCCAGCAGGCATGGATCACTGTCTCCTTCTGAAGACGGAGCCATTGAGAGCGTGGTTCCAGAGGTGGAAATCACTCAAAGGACTCCCCGGCAAAGAAGGTCAGGCTCACTTGCCCTTATTGATGGTACTCGGTTGAGCATGAATCTGAACGACCTGGATACAAACCGAACTTCAGCTGTTGGTCTTGTGAGCGAACCCGCTCTACCTCAGACATCAAGCAGTCAACTAGAGATCCGGACTGCCCCAGAGACAAAGACTAAGGAACAGATCCCCGCAGTACCCAAGAAGAGGCCTGCAGTTACCGAAGGCATTGATCGACCCGTTGCCCATGGCGCCATGTCATCCATCGATGCTCCCAACACAAAGAATAACTTTATGTCCACGCTCAGTGGATGGATGAGCTGGCGTTCGCCTAATGCTTCGCCAATGCCACAGGGCCGTGCAGAGGGCAGTCTCCGTGAACTCCTTAAGAATAGAGATATCAAGGGGAAGGGCGTCGAAGCAGCGGCTTATCAGTGA
- a CDS encoding hypothetical protein (SECRETED:SignalP(1-23)~TransMembrane:1 (n4-15c23/24o39-57i)~BUSCO:58869at5125): MGGVSAVLLILITLFFPPIGVWAISGCGMDLFINICLTLLGYIPGHIHAFYLEYIYFDRREQAREGRFATGPAPGVYSDNVQTGGQGYGTIGRTG; this comes from the exons ATGGGCGGCGTTTCGGCAgttctcctcatcctcattaCTCTCTTCT TCCCTCCCATCGGTGTATGGGCAATCTCGGGATGCGGAATGG ATCTGTTCATCAACATTTGCCTGACCCTCCTGGGCTATATTCCTGGTCACATCCACGCCTTCTATCTTGAGTACATCTACTTCGACCGTCGAGAGCAAGCCCGCGAGGGCCGTTTTGCGACTGGACCGGCGCCCGGTGTGTATTCCGACAATGTGCAGACTGGAGGTCAAGGATACGGAACTATTGGACGTACTGGTTAG
- a CDS encoding hypothetical protein (BUSCO:16254at5125) yields the protein MASQQLPQLNIDRYVVIHVATTCDEHGVYVTKDSAEVIELGWILVDANTLEEVSNALPIPLYDNTFQGLQITHESVLVKPVNTPITPLCTSLTTLTWEHVRNAGTFRDAITRFDAFATEHLTSKNLDFVFVTLDAWDLRVQLPREARDKAVVLPPYLQHSRTFDLRTEYQRWQQHHPESLPFGPSMLSNICAALEVEPVQSSAPIKHNLPFHLQALAPASPRRAMEEAITLARVLRGLIRKSQPPQEHPDVLTRPMDARADVRAFLSERSKVLHMSGLPHDTTQSELESWFTQFGGRPIAFWTLRTPEQHKPTGTGFAVFSSHEEAAESLCMNGRALNEKAIEVSPSSSRVLDRAQDILTPFPPSKNRPRPGDWTCPSCGFSNFQRRTACFRCSFPAVGAGPSNDMGGNNNNYGGGFGYGPPAMMPPPPHGGHHGPMGHGGGRMGGSGVVPFRAGDWKCGNEVCGYHNFAKNVCCLRCGASRAGAAVVADSGYPSPMDNASQYGMNQGSMGGGPGPGPFGSGSSYGGSGGGYNQQHFGGPPSHYLPSGLGGGAAAYPSSLNTHGSFGSGPASHSAGPFDSRAAEAAFQSATNGPASGGPSNNFYNNNANNNNGGNGESDPFAFLSSGIGGLSVSGGDGRQNGGSAPPNKSPA from the exons ATGGCTTCACAACAGCTACCTCAACTTAACATCGATCGCTATGTTGTGATCCATGTTGCGACCACCTGCGATGAGCACGGAGTTTATGTGACAAAGGACTCGGCGGAAGTTATTGAGCTTGGTTGGATCTTGGTGGATGCAAACACGCTCGAGGAGGTGAGCAACGCCCTCCCCATTCCGCTTTACGACAACACTTTCCAGGGTCTACAA ATTACCCATGAGAGCGTCCTTGTCAAGCCCGTTAACACTCCGATTACTCCTCTGTGCA CGAGTCTTACAACTTTGACTTGGGAACATGTTCGAAACGCTGGTACCTTTAGAGACGCTATCACCCGATTCGATGCATTTGCTACCGAGCATTTGACCTCCAAGAACCTTGACTTCGTCTTCGTTACTCTCGATGCTTGGGACCTCCGTGTTCAGCTTCCTCGTGAAGCTCGCGATAAGGCTGTTGTCCTCCCTCCTTACCTACAGCACTCGCGCACTTTTGATCTCCGCACCGAGTACCAGCGCTGGCAGCAGCACCACCCCGAATCTCTGCCATTCGGCCCTTCGATGCTCTCCAATATTTGCGCCGCTCTCGAGGTCGAGCCCGTTCAGTCGAGTGCACCCATCAAGCACAACCTCCCATTCCACTTGCAGGCTCTTGCCCCTGCCTCGCCACGACGTGCCATGGAAGAGGCCATCACTCTTGCTCGAGTTCTGCGAGGCTTGATCCGAAAGTCTCAGCCTCCTCAGGAGCACCCGGATGTCTTGACTCGACCTATGGATGCTCGAGCCGATGTTCGAGCCTTCCTTTCCGAGAGGAGCAAGGTTCTTCACATGTCTGGTCTCCCCCACGACACAACCCAGTCCGAGCTTGAGAGCTGGTTCACCCAGTTTGGTGGCCGACCCATTGCCTTCTGGACCCTTCGAACCCCTGAGCAGCACAAGCCCACTGGCACTGGATTTGCTGTATTCTCTTCCCACGAGGAG GCTGCTGAGAGCCTTTGTATGAATGGCCGTGCCCTTAATGAGAAGGCCATTGAGGTCTCACCCTCCTCCAGCCGTGTGCTTGACCGCGCCCAGGACATCTTGACCCCCTTCCCTCCCAGCAAGAACCGCCCTCGACCCGGTGACTGGACTTGCCCTTCCTGCGGCTTCTCCAACTTCCAGCGCCGAACTGCCTGCTTCCGATGTTCATTCCCCGCCGTTGGTGCCGGTCCCTCGAACGATATGGGAggtaacaacaacaactatGGAGGTGGCTTTGGCTATGGACCCCCCGCCATGATGCCCCCTCCCCCTCACGGTGGTCACCACGGCCCCATGGGCCACGGTGGCGGTCGTATGGGCGGCAGTGGTGTGGTGCCATTCCGTGCTGGTGACTGGAAGTGTGGTAATGAGGTCTGTGGATATCACAACTTTGCCAAAAATGTGTGCTGTCTTCGTTGCGGCGCCAGCCGTGCAGGCGCTGCAGTTGTCGCTGATTCCGGCTATCCTTCCCCTATGGACAACGCGTCTCAGTATGGCATGAATCAGGGATCTATGGGAGGTGGCCCCGGCCCCGGACCTTTCGGCTCCGGCAGCTCTTACGGCGGTTCTGGTGGTGGTTACAACCAGCAGCACTTTGGTGGACCTCCCAGTCACTACCTTCCGTCTGGCCTCGGAGGCGGTGCTGCGGCCTACCCCAGCTCATTGAACACACATGGCAGCTTTGGATCTGGTCCCGCGTCTCACTCTGCCGGCCCTTTTGATAGCCGAGCTGCTGAGGCCGCTTTCCAGTCAGCCACTAACGGACCTGCATCTGGTGGACCCTCTAACAATTTCTACAATAACAatgccaacaacaacaacggcGGCAACGGCGAGAGCGATCCTTTTGCTTTCCTCTCAAGCGGCATTGGCGGTCTCTCGGTTAGCGGAGGTGATGGGCGTCAGAATGGCGGTTCTGCTCCTCCTAACAAGTCACCTGCTTAA